A region of Rhodospirillales bacterium DNA encodes the following proteins:
- a CDS encoding cytochrome b/b6 domain-containing protein: MPDDKTPRTIRVWDLPTRLFHWTLVLLLIFQVVTGKMAGEWLRWHFWAGYAILTLLIFRIVWGIIGSTTARFSDFVRGPMAGVAHLKELLGPHAPKDVGHNPVGGWMVVALILALFVQAGSGLFTTDDILVDGPLVAKASEGWVKAMTSLHKLWINLLFLMVALHVAAALVYLVVKKQNLIAAMITGRKPWPFADTPKLRFVGSGVALSCLVAAAALVYLALRVAG, encoded by the coding sequence ATGCCCGACGACAAGACGCCGCGCACGATCCGCGTGTGGGATCTGCCGACGCGGCTGTTCCACTGGACGCTCGTCCTGCTGCTGATCTTCCAGGTCGTGACCGGCAAGATGGCGGGCGAATGGCTGCGTTGGCACTTCTGGGCCGGCTACGCGATCCTCACGCTGCTGATCTTCCGGATCGTCTGGGGGATCATCGGCAGCACGACGGCGCGGTTCTCGGATTTCGTGCGCGGACCGATGGCGGGCGTCGCGCACCTCAAGGAGCTGCTCGGGCCGCACGCGCCCAAGGACGTCGGCCACAATCCCGTCGGCGGCTGGATGGTGGTGGCGCTGATCCTGGCGCTGTTCGTGCAGGCCGGCAGCGGGCTTTTCACCACCGACGACATCCTGGTCGACGGTCCGCTGGTGGCCAAGGCGAGCGAGGGCTGGGTCAAGGCCATGACCTCGCTGCACAAGCTCTGGATCAACCTGCTGTTCCTGATGGTGGCGCTGCACGTGGCCGCGGCGCTGGTCTACCTCGTCGTCAAGAAGCAGAACCTGATCGCGGCGATGATCACCGGCCGCAAGCCGTGGCCGTTCGCCGACACGCCGAAGCTGCGCTTCGTCGGATCGGGCGTCGCGCTGTCGTGCCTGGTCGCGGCGGCGGCGCTAGTCTATCTCGCGCTTCGCGTGGCCGGATAG
- a CDS encoding sel1 repeat family protein, whose amino-acid sequence MTASTANSGLRAIAAAAVLVGAVAAHPAAWAQAAPAYTVHCKATEPRMDSTPELKDALGAIGKQDWDRAETLLAPLVARKDRRAQTLLGGFVYGNEKSKKHDPAKALALLKDAAERCFPPAMEIYGVALGSGMGGATDLVEAYKWMVLASREGLKTVVAPMSRMSESMTDDQLARAKRAADEFKPRS is encoded by the coding sequence ATGACCGCCAGCACCGCGAATTCCGGACTCCGCGCGATCGCCGCCGCGGCCGTCCTCGTCGGCGCCGTCGCGGCGCATCCCGCGGCCTGGGCGCAGGCTGCGCCAGCCTACACTGTCCATTGCAAGGCGACCGAACCCCGCATGGACTCGACGCCGGAACTGAAGGACGCGCTGGGGGCGATCGGGAAGCAGGACTGGGACCGCGCCGAGACGCTGCTCGCGCCGCTGGTCGCGCGCAAGGACCGCCGCGCCCAGACCCTGCTCGGTGGTTTCGTCTACGGCAACGAGAAATCCAAGAAGCACGACCCCGCCAAGGCGCTGGCGCTGCTCAAGGACGCCGCCGAGCGCTGCTTCCCGCCGGCGATGGAGATCTACGGCGTGGCGCTGGGATCCGGCATGGGAGGCGCGACCGATCTGGTCGAGGCCTACAAGTGGATGGTGCTGGCGTCGCGCGAGGGCCTGAAGACCGTGGTCGCGCCGATGTCGCGGATGTCCGAGAGCATGACCGACGACCAGCTCGCGCGCGCCAAGCGCGCGGCCGACGAGTTCAAGCCGCGGTCATGA
- a CDS encoding terminase, protein MAAFRDDPSGFVRFAFDWGVGDLADMAGPDRWQAAVLDAIGASLARGEAPRIAVSSGHGVGKTALVAWIVLWFLATRADPQVVVTANTTRQLATKTWRELAKWRRLCLVGADFAMTADRLARRGAERTWFAAAVPWSRERPEAFAGTHERHVLVVYDEASAIDDAVWEVTEGAMTTPGAMWMVFGNPTRVEGRFADCFGRQAHRWRTFRVDARDAVRADSDQIGRWIADYGEDSDFVRVRVRGEFPRVSAERFVGADLLALARTRAVRDGRPGAAVLGVDVARFGDDDSVALLRIGGVVARVQRWRRLDTMQLAASVAELILAWRPRQVFVDGVGVGGGVVDRLRQLGHRVVDVGAGGRAADERRFANLRAEMWSRMRDWLQEGGVLPAADEALAREIGAPGYAFDARGRLRIESKDDLRARGEGSPDAADALALTFAYPVRDHGVGDDPYLFPRQTRTDSAYRILP, encoded by the coding sequence ATGGCGGCGTTCCGCGACGATCCGTCGGGCTTCGTGAGGTTCGCGTTCGACTGGGGCGTCGGCGATCTCGCCGACATGGCGGGACCGGACCGCTGGCAGGCGGCGGTGCTGGACGCCATCGGCGCGTCGCTGGCGCGCGGCGAGGCGCCGCGGATCGCGGTGTCGTCGGGCCACGGCGTCGGCAAGACGGCGCTGGTCGCCTGGATCGTCCTGTGGTTCCTGGCGACGCGCGCCGATCCGCAGGTCGTCGTCACCGCCAACACCACGCGCCAGCTCGCGACCAAGACGTGGCGCGAGCTGGCGAAGTGGCGCCGCCTGTGCCTGGTCGGCGCCGATTTCGCGATGACCGCCGACCGGCTGGCGCGGCGCGGCGCCGAGCGCACGTGGTTCGCCGCGGCGGTGCCGTGGAGCCGGGAGCGGCCGGAGGCGTTCGCCGGCACCCACGAGCGCCATGTGCTGGTGGTCTACGACGAGGCCAGCGCGATCGACGACGCGGTGTGGGAGGTCACCGAGGGCGCGATGACGACGCCGGGCGCGATGTGGATGGTGTTCGGCAACCCGACGCGCGTCGAGGGACGCTTCGCCGACTGCTTCGGCCGCCAGGCGCATCGCTGGCGCACCTTCAGGGTCGACGCGCGCGACGCCGTGCGCGCCGATTCCGACCAGATCGGCCGGTGGATCGCCGATTACGGCGAGGACAGCGACTTCGTCAGGGTGCGCGTGCGCGGCGAGTTCCCGCGCGTGTCGGCCGAGCGCTTCGTCGGCGCCGATCTGCTGGCGCTGGCGCGGACGCGCGCGGTGCGCGACGGCCGTCCCGGCGCCGCCGTGCTCGGCGTCGACGTGGCGCGCTTCGGCGACGACGACTCCGTGGCCCTGCTGCGGATCGGGGGCGTGGTGGCGCGCGTCCAGCGCTGGCGTCGCCTCGACACGATGCAGCTCGCCGCGAGCGTCGCCGAGCTGATCCTGGCGTGGCGGCCGCGCCAGGTGTTCGTCGACGGCGTCGGCGTGGGTGGTGGCGTGGTCGACCGGTTGCGCCAGCTCGGCCACCGCGTGGTCGATGTCGGCGCCGGCGGACGCGCCGCCGACGAGCGCCGCTTCGCCAATCTGCGGGCCGAGATGTGGAGCCGGATGCGCGACTGGTTGCAGGAGGGTGGCGTGCTGCCGGCCGCCGACGAGGCGCTGGCGCGCGAGATCGGCGCGCCGGGCTACGCCTTCGACGCCCGCGGCCGGCTGCGCATCGAGTCGAAGGACGACCTGCGCGCCCGCGGCGAGGGCTCGCCCGACGCCGCCGACGCGCTGGCGCTGACCTTCGCCTATCCGGTCCGCGACCACGGCGTCGGCGACGATCCCTACCTGTTCCCGCGCCAGACCCGCACCGACAGCGCCTACCGCATCCTGCCGTGA
- a CDS encoding cytochrome c, whose product MRKGLIVGAIGLALAGALVGGVAIAQATDPIAARKDNRKQAGGQMKAIKGAIDAKGPASAVVPAAAKLKELSAAHAGLYPAGSDKGETKALPNIWTDKAGFTAAVKAESDAIDALQAAAGTGDMEKVGAAFGAVGKSCGGCHEKFRAK is encoded by the coding sequence ATGCGCAAGGGGCTGATCGTCGGCGCCATCGGATTGGCGCTCGCCGGCGCGCTCGTGGGCGGTGTCGCCATCGCCCAGGCGACCGACCCGATCGCGGCGCGCAAGGACAACCGCAAGCAGGCGGGCGGCCAGATGAAGGCGATCAAGGGCGCGATCGACGCCAAGGGACCCGCCTCCGCGGTCGTCCCGGCGGCGGCGAAGCTCAAGGAGCTGAGCGCCGCCCACGCCGGCCTCTACCCGGCCGGGTCGGACAAGGGCGAGACCAAGGCGCTGCCGAACATCTGGACCGACAAGGCCGGCTTCACGGCGGCGGTCAAGGCGGAGTCCGACGCCATCGACGCGCTGCAGGCCGCGGCCGGCACCGGCGACATGGAGAAGGTCGGCGCGGCCTTCGGCGCGGTCGGCAAGAGCTGCGGCGGCTGCCACGAGAAGTTCCGCGCGAAATAG